In Amycolatopsis solani, a single window of DNA contains:
- a CDS encoding IlvD/Edd family dehydratase: MGLRSEAWFNNPADPGMTALYLERYMNWGLTREELQSGKPIIGIAQTGSDLSPCNRHHLQLADRTREGIREAGGIAIEFPVHPIQETGKRPTAALDRNLAYLGLVETLYGYPIDGVVLTTGCDKTTPACLMAAATVDIPAIVLSGGPMLNGWHNGERTGSGTIVWKARELLAAGEIDDAEFMELVASSAPSPGHCNTMGTASTMNALAEALGMSLPGCAAIPAPHRDRARMAYRTGLRIVELVREDLKPSDILTREAFENAIVVSSAIGGSTNAPIHIGAIARHIGVDLPLDDWQRLGHHVPLLVDLQPAGKYLGEEFHRAGGVPAVVHELMRHQLIHEDARTVNGRTLGENCRDAEAGDRDVIRTFGTALTEDAGFLVLKGNLFDAAIMKSSVISPEFRRRYLAGGVYEGTAVVFDGPEDYHARIDDPDLGVDEHSLLVMRGTGPLGYPGSAEVVNMRPPAELIKRGVHELPCLGDGRQSGTSGSPSILNASPEAAAGGGLAVLRSGDRVRIDLAAGTADVLIPDEELALRHKELAEAGGYPVPAAQTPWQEIQRSMVDQLCDGMVLRPAVAYQRIAETKGIPRDNH, encoded by the coding sequence ATGGGACTGCGCAGCGAAGCTTGGTTCAACAACCCCGCCGACCCCGGGATGACCGCGCTCTACCTCGAGCGGTACATGAACTGGGGCCTCACCCGGGAGGAACTGCAGTCCGGCAAGCCGATCATCGGGATCGCGCAGACCGGCTCCGACCTGTCCCCCTGCAACCGGCACCACCTGCAGCTCGCCGACCGCACCCGCGAAGGCATCCGCGAAGCGGGCGGGATCGCCATCGAGTTCCCCGTCCACCCCATCCAGGAGACCGGCAAGCGCCCGACCGCCGCCCTCGACCGGAACCTCGCTTACCTCGGCCTCGTCGAGACGCTCTACGGCTACCCCATCGACGGCGTCGTCCTGACCACCGGCTGCGACAAGACCACCCCCGCGTGCCTGATGGCCGCCGCGACCGTCGACATCCCGGCCATCGTGCTGTCCGGCGGCCCCATGCTCAACGGCTGGCACAACGGCGAGCGGACCGGGTCCGGGACCATCGTCTGGAAGGCCCGCGAGCTGCTCGCCGCCGGGGAGATCGACGACGCCGAATTCATGGAGCTCGTCGCTTCCTCAGCGCCGTCGCCCGGGCACTGCAACACCATGGGCACCGCCTCCACGATGAACGCGCTCGCCGAAGCGCTCGGGATGAGCCTGCCCGGCTGCGCGGCCATCCCGGCACCGCACCGCGACCGGGCGCGGATGGCCTACCGCACCGGGCTGCGGATCGTCGAGCTGGTGCGCGAAGACCTGAAGCCGTCGGACATCCTGACGCGCGAGGCCTTCGAGAACGCCATCGTCGTGAGCTCGGCCATCGGCGGCTCGACCAACGCGCCCATCCACATCGGCGCGATCGCCCGGCACATCGGCGTCGACCTGCCCCTCGACGACTGGCAGCGGCTCGGCCACCACGTCCCGCTGCTGGTCGACCTGCAGCCCGCGGGCAAGTACCTCGGCGAGGAGTTCCACCGCGCCGGCGGCGTCCCGGCCGTCGTGCACGAGCTGATGCGCCACCAGCTGATCCACGAAGACGCCCGCACGGTCAACGGCCGCACGCTCGGCGAGAACTGCCGCGACGCCGAGGCCGGCGACCGGGACGTCATCCGCACGTTCGGCACGGCCCTCACCGAGGATGCCGGGTTCCTCGTCCTCAAGGGCAACCTCTTCGACGCGGCGATCATGAAGTCCAGCGTCATCTCCCCGGAGTTCCGGCGCCGCTACCTGGCCGGCGGCGTCTACGAGGGCACCGCGGTCGTGTTCGACGGCCCGGAGGACTACCACGCCCGCATCGACGACCCGGACCTCGGCGTCGACGAGCACTCGCTGCTGGTGATGCGCGGCACCGGCCCGCTCGGCTACCCGGGTTCCGCGGAGGTCGTGAACATGCGCCCGCCCGCCGAGCTGATCAAACGCGGTGTGCACGAGCTGCCGTGCCTCGGCGACGGGCGCCAGTCGGGCACGTCCGGCTCGCCGTCGATCCTCAACGCCTCCCCCGAAGCCGCGGCGGGTGGCGGGCTGGCCGTGCTGCGGTCCGGCGACCGGGTCCGGATCGACCTCGCCGCGGGCACCGCCGACGTCCTGATCCCGGACGAGGAACTCGCGCTGCGGCACAAGGAGCTCGCCGAGGCGGGCGGTTACCCGGTGCCGGCGGCGCAGACGCCGTGGCAGGAGATCCAGCGGTCGATGGTCGACCAGCTCTGCGACGGCATGGTGCTGCGCCCGGCCGTCGCGTACCAGCGGATCGCCGAGACGAAGGGCATTCCCCGCGACAACCACTGA
- a CDS encoding GH1 family beta-glucosidase, with the protein MSVHPDAVRAETALMFPPGFVWGAATAAFQVEGATTADGRTDSVWDVFARRPGAVVGGDTGDPAADHYRRYTEDVALMRRLGLGAYRFSLAWPRVRPDGGEPNAAGLAFYDRLVDCLLEAGVQPWATLYHWDLPQALEEKGGWTSRDTAYRFAEYAETVLERLGDRVASWSTLNEPWCAAMLGYAGGIHAPGRTDHPAAVAATHHLLLGHGLAMDAIRRHAPGVPAGITLNLYPVTPHDPANVADVAAARRIDGLQNRLFLDPVLRGGYPDDLVADLAPFGLGDVVREEDAAIIAAHVDWLGVNYYRDYRVAGRPVPDSEPAGPEWVGAGDVHFVPDPAAPRTDSGWEVQPAGLTESLLQVHRGYRPVPLYITENGAAYPDVVGDGGDIVDTDRVAFLDSHLRAAHDALAAGVDLRGYFYWSLLDNFEWAEGYAKRFGLVHVDYETQVRTLKRSAQWYSRVIGMNGLG; encoded by the coding sequence ATGTCCGTACATCCCGACGCCGTTCGGGCGGAGACCGCGCTGATGTTCCCGCCCGGATTCGTCTGGGGCGCCGCCACCGCGGCGTTCCAGGTGGAAGGGGCCACCACGGCCGACGGTCGCACCGACTCGGTCTGGGACGTCTTCGCGCGCCGTCCGGGTGCGGTCGTGGGCGGCGACACCGGCGACCCGGCGGCCGACCACTACCGCCGGTACACCGAAGACGTCGCCCTGATGCGGCGCCTCGGGCTCGGCGCCTACCGCTTCTCGCTGGCCTGGCCGCGGGTGCGGCCCGACGGCGGCGAGCCGAACGCCGCCGGGCTCGCCTTCTACGACCGGCTGGTCGACTGCCTGCTGGAGGCGGGCGTCCAGCCGTGGGCGACGCTCTACCACTGGGACCTGCCGCAGGCACTGGAGGAGAAGGGCGGCTGGACCTCGCGGGACACCGCGTACCGCTTCGCCGAGTACGCCGAGACGGTGCTGGAGCGCCTCGGCGACCGCGTCGCCAGCTGGTCGACGCTGAACGAGCCGTGGTGCGCGGCGATGCTGGGCTACGCGGGCGGCATCCACGCGCCGGGCCGCACGGACCACCCCGCGGCCGTCGCGGCCACCCACCACCTGCTGCTCGGGCACGGCCTGGCGATGGACGCCATCCGCCGCCACGCCCCGGGCGTCCCGGCCGGGATCACGCTGAACCTGTACCCGGTCACCCCGCACGACCCGGCGAACGTCGCCGACGTCGCCGCGGCCCGGCGCATCGACGGCCTGCAGAACCGGCTGTTCCTCGACCCCGTGCTGCGCGGCGGCTACCCGGACGACCTGGTCGCCGACCTCGCGCCGTTCGGGCTCGGGGACGTGGTGCGGGAGGAGGACGCGGCGATCATCGCGGCGCACGTCGACTGGCTGGGCGTGAACTACTACCGCGACTACCGCGTCGCGGGCCGCCCGGTGCCGGACAGCGAACCGGCGGGCCCGGAGTGGGTGGGCGCCGGCGACGTCCACTTCGTCCCGGACCCGGCGGCCCCGCGCACGGACTCGGGCTGGGAGGTCCAGCCGGCCGGCCTGACGGAGTCGCTGCTGCAGGTCCACCGCGGCTACCGCCCGGTCCCGCTGTACATCACGGAGAACGGCGCGGCCTACCCGGACGTCGTCGGCGACGGCGGTGACATCGTCGACACCGACCGCGTGGCCTTCCTCGACTCCCACCTGCGAGCCGCGCACGACGCCCTGGCGGCGGGGGTGGACCTGCGCGGGTACTTCTACTGGTCGCTGCTCGACAACTTCGAGTGGGCCGAGGGTTACGCGAAGCGGTTCGGGCTGGTCCACGTGGACTACGAGACCCAGGTCCGCACGCTGAAGCGCAGCGCGCAGTGGTACTCCCGGGTGATCGGGATGAACGGCCTGGGCTGA
- a CDS encoding carbohydrate ABC transporter permease, which translates to MTTLQSGLRKSVATLGKPRKATYIVLAIFVLGSLFPFYWSFLVASRDNGMLTERIPPFVPGGNFFANAARVFDTVPFWKALANSVIVSGTVTLTTVLFSSLAGFAFAKLRFKGRNGMFVFIVVTLAVPTQLGIIPLFIAMSELGWAGGLQSVIVPNLVTAFGVFWMRQYTVDALPYELIEAARVDGCSMIRIFWNVCLPAVRPAAAILAMFTFMTSWNDFLWPLVVLDAGNPTVQVALEKLQSGYYVDYSLVLAGTTLATIPILIVFVLLGRQIVAGIMQGAVKG; encoded by the coding sequence ATGACGACGCTCCAGAGTGGACTGCGGAAGTCCGTCGCCACGCTCGGGAAACCCCGCAAGGCGACGTACATCGTGCTCGCCATCTTCGTGCTGGGTTCGCTGTTCCCGTTCTACTGGTCGTTCCTGGTGGCCAGCCGCGACAACGGGATGCTCACCGAGCGCATCCCGCCGTTCGTCCCCGGCGGCAACTTCTTCGCCAACGCCGCCCGGGTGTTCGACACCGTCCCGTTCTGGAAGGCACTGGCCAACAGCGTCATCGTGTCCGGCACGGTCACGCTCACGACGGTGCTGTTCTCGTCGCTGGCCGGGTTCGCCTTCGCCAAGCTGCGGTTCAAGGGCCGCAACGGGATGTTCGTGTTCATCGTCGTCACGCTCGCCGTGCCGACGCAGCTCGGCATCATCCCGCTGTTCATCGCGATGTCGGAACTCGGCTGGGCGGGCGGCCTGCAGTCGGTGATCGTGCCCAACCTGGTCACCGCGTTCGGCGTGTTCTGGATGCGCCAGTACACAGTGGACGCTCTGCCGTACGAGCTCATCGAGGCCGCGCGCGTCGACGGCTGCAGCATGATCCGGATCTTCTGGAACGTCTGCCTGCCCGCCGTGCGCCCGGCCGCGGCGATCCTCGCGATGTTCACGTTCATGACGTCCTGGAACGACTTCCTGTGGCCGCTCGTCGTGCTGGACGCGGGCAACCCGACCGTCCAGGTCGCGCTGGAGAAGCTCCAGAGCGGTTATTACGTCGACTATTCGCTGGTGCTGGCCGGCACGACCCTGGCCACCATCCCGATCCTCATCGTCTTCGTCCTCCTCGGCCGCCAGATCGTGGCCGGGATCATGCAAGGTGCCGTGAAAGGGTGA
- a CDS encoding carbohydrate ABC transporter permease codes for MTVIDKVAPEGSKAGERTSPRPTFRHKLSRWDVKVSPYLYVAPFFIVFGIVGLFPLLYTAYVSMFKWKAGDDDPQFIGFDNFKELFADSQFWNALTNTVSIFLLSSVPQLIIAVLLAALLGARLRGATGWRVGILLPYAASLVAIGIIFANLFGPKYGLINGVLQTIGLDPVDWQASRFGSHVAIAIMVNWRWTGYNALIVLAAMQAIPKELHEAALIDGAGTWRRFTAVTLPLLKPTLIFVTITSTIGGLQIFTEPKLFDALPGSNNGGSTNQFQTVTLYLYQSAFENYNLGYASAIAWVLFVIIVLIALVNFFLTGRLARTPAVKKK; via the coding sequence ATGACCGTCATCGACAAAGTCGCGCCGGAAGGGAGCAAGGCCGGGGAGCGCACGTCTCCCCGGCCCACCTTCCGGCACAAGCTGAGCCGGTGGGACGTCAAGGTATCGCCGTACCTCTACGTCGCACCGTTCTTCATCGTGTTCGGGATCGTCGGGCTGTTCCCGCTGCTCTACACCGCGTACGTCTCGATGTTCAAGTGGAAAGCCGGGGACGACGACCCGCAATTCATCGGCTTCGACAACTTCAAGGAGCTGTTCGCCGACAGCCAGTTCTGGAACGCGCTGACCAACACGGTCAGCATCTTCCTGCTCTCCAGCGTCCCGCAGCTCATCATCGCGGTGCTGCTGGCGGCGTTGCTGGGTGCCCGGCTGCGCGGCGCGACCGGCTGGCGCGTCGGCATCCTGCTGCCGTACGCCGCCAGCCTCGTCGCGATCGGCATCATCTTCGCCAACCTGTTCGGCCCCAAGTACGGGCTGATCAACGGGGTGCTGCAGACGATCGGGCTGGACCCGGTCGACTGGCAGGCCAGCCGCTTCGGCAGCCACGTCGCCATCGCGATCATGGTCAACTGGCGCTGGACCGGCTACAACGCCCTGATCGTGCTGGCGGCCATGCAGGCCATCCCGAAGGAACTGCACGAGGCGGCGCTGATCGACGGCGCGGGCACCTGGCGCCGGTTCACCGCCGTCACCCTGCCGCTGCTGAAGCCCACGCTGATCTTCGTCACCATCACCTCGACGATCGGCGGCCTGCAGATCTTCACCGAACCCAAGCTGTTCGACGCCCTGCCCGGGTCGAACAACGGCGGTTCGACCAACCAGTTCCAGACCGTGACGCTGTACCTGTACCAGTCGGCGTTCGAGAACTACAACCTCGGCTACGCCTCGGCGATCGCCTGGGTGCTGTTCGTGATCATCGTGCTCATCGCGCTGGTGAACTTCTTCCTCACCGGCCGGCTGGCACGCACCCCGGCGGTGAAGAAGAAATGA